The proteins below are encoded in one region of Aquisphaera giovannonii:
- a CDS encoding protein kinase domain-containing protein, with amino-acid sequence MASPLADRELLVEALAVHLGLVARADMDRVVAGRAAAGTAAGTLVADLAGRGLADRDGLAALDSFAGALLDRRRGDVRRCLDDLSSFARVRAELGLDRQLAALASRHPTSAPAAAARAGARDEGRRGHGRANGDAPEAAFAPGFPRLEPEEDDEDEAAPAPPGGEGDPAGDDFELHPGLGEASGGRFRVLHAHARGGIGVVSVAFDGELQREVALKQIKAENADDPSSRARFLLEAEVTGRLEHPGIVPVYGLGFDDAGRPYYAMRFVRGITLEQAIAAFHEAGPGGGPSAAARGDMLELRALLGRFVSVCHTMAYAHSRNVLHRDLKPANILLGPYNETLVVDWGLAKVIDRAPAAPRPLSPAPSPPPPSRPPGDRPRLASSAAAAAAASPSPPPLGSSSSTDTMAGAAFGTPAFMSPEQAEGQLEKLGPASDVYSLGAVLYTLLCGRPPFESSWCEVTSLLARVKVGEFPAPRAARPGVPRPLEAVCLRAMARRPEDRYDGAEALAADIERWLGDEPVSAFREPRADALARWGRRHRPLVAGAAALLATAVVGLSLGLVLLEREHRETEAQRQVATIMSAEAGERAAQLSRRDYINRVNLAHRELLDDNAALGEKILYECATPQRGWEWYHVRRLAHPELDSFTNDPGRSPQDVWCLALSPDGRRLAAGSGPWFQPHDGPTAALTVRDLDSGRELFARRGAPGAVQAVAFSPDGRRLAAASGTSDGAVRGVITCHDAATGRELWSAEERDANVLGLAFSPDGKAVAAACGGFNNYDAVGYVRLYDAAAGRPRATIGGGPGGVLAVAYSPDGAQLATASRGVVDVWDAAGGAPAFQLRGHREFVYGVAFSPDGRRLASAGWDRTVRLWDRKTGELERTLRGHRGFVRGVSFSPDGRRLASCGEDRSVRIWDVEEGRALASFHGHQGFVHCVAFSPDGIRAASGSMDATVRIWPAATTEPQVTFRNGSGWVGSVAIHPGGGRVATAHNGDVRVWDPRTGEELWRAPGPRGLLGRVALAYTPDGTLLAAPDPAGRIRLRDADTGRALRALEDDGGPIVAAAAAPGGGLLAGAGDDGVVRVWDLRDGSIRARLAGHAGGVNAVCFSPDGRQLASASEDRTVKLWDLDAGKEAASLAGHATGVRGVAFAPDGLSLASVGGQYRGSPPAEVLVWDLPATGGGPRRRLEGHTGMVQAVAYSPDGRRLATASDDRTVLLWDAASGEALFTLRGHTSGVVSLAISVDGRQIVSGGIDCTARVWSSEGPEVAPARVRRRAAVELVGALFEEKLLKSEVIAALRSDPLLDGTLRDAALEVAEGRAEDAQALHEAAWLTIVRPSSPPDQQARAVAFLEAAARLVGDDPPRLAECRAELALAYCRADRPADALETLGLARTPAAPSPLRLAVLALASQRLGRFADAHAALAELRSLVRTAPNPDPAAAGFLREAEEAVHE; translated from the coding sequence GTGGCGAGCCCGCTTGCGGATCGCGAACTGCTCGTCGAGGCGCTGGCCGTCCACCTGGGCCTGGTGGCGCGGGCGGACATGGACCGGGTCGTCGCGGGCCGGGCGGCGGCGGGGACGGCGGCGGGGACGCTGGTCGCGGACCTGGCCGGGCGCGGGCTCGCGGACCGCGACGGGCTGGCCGCCCTGGATTCCTTCGCGGGCGCGCTCCTGGATCGCCGCCGCGGCGACGTGCGGCGGTGCCTGGACGACCTGTCGTCGTTCGCCCGGGTCCGCGCGGAGCTCGGGCTCGACCGCCAGCTCGCCGCATTGGCGAGCCGCCATCCGACGTCGGCCCCGGCGGCGGCGGCGCGGGCGGGGGCCCGGGACGAGGGCCGGCGCGGGCATGGCCGCGCGAATGGCGACGCGCCCGAGGCCGCGTTCGCCCCGGGCTTCCCGCGCCTCGAGCCGGAGGAGGACGACGAGGACGAGGCCGCCCCCGCGCCGCCCGGGGGCGAGGGCGACCCCGCCGGCGACGACTTCGAGCTCCATCCGGGCCTGGGCGAGGCGTCGGGGGGGCGGTTCCGCGTGCTGCACGCGCACGCCCGGGGGGGCATCGGCGTGGTGTCGGTGGCCTTCGACGGGGAGCTCCAGCGGGAGGTCGCCCTCAAGCAGATCAAGGCGGAGAACGCCGACGACCCGAGCAGCCGGGCGCGGTTCCTCCTGGAGGCGGAGGTCACCGGCCGCCTCGAGCACCCGGGCATCGTCCCGGTCTACGGGCTGGGCTTCGACGACGCCGGCCGCCCGTACTACGCGATGCGGTTCGTCCGGGGGATCACGCTGGAGCAGGCCATCGCGGCGTTCCACGAGGCCGGGCCCGGCGGCGGGCCGTCGGCCGCGGCCCGGGGCGACATGCTGGAGCTGCGGGCGCTGCTGGGCCGGTTCGTCAGCGTCTGCCACACCATGGCCTACGCCCACAGCCGCAACGTGCTCCACCGCGACCTGAAGCCGGCGAACATCCTCCTGGGCCCCTACAACGAGACCCTCGTGGTGGACTGGGGCCTGGCCAAGGTGATCGACCGCGCGCCCGCCGCGCCCCGGCCGCTCTCGCCCGCGCCATCCCCTCCGCCGCCCTCGCGGCCGCCCGGGGACCGGCCGCGGCTGGCGTCCTCGGCGGCGGCGGCCGCGGCGGCGTCGCCGTCCCCGCCGCCGCTGGGCTCGTCGAGCTCGACGGACACGATGGCCGGGGCGGCGTTCGGCACGCCGGCGTTCATGAGCCCGGAGCAGGCCGAGGGCCAGCTCGAGAAGCTCGGCCCGGCCAGCGACGTGTACAGCCTGGGCGCGGTGCTCTACACCCTGCTCTGCGGCAGGCCCCCGTTCGAGTCCTCCTGGTGCGAGGTCACCTCGCTGCTGGCGAGGGTCAAGGTCGGCGAGTTCCCCGCGCCCCGGGCGGCGCGCCCGGGCGTGCCCCGGCCGCTGGAGGCCGTCTGCCTGAGGGCCATGGCGAGGCGGCCGGAGGACCGCTACGACGGCGCCGAGGCCCTGGCCGCGGACATCGAGAGGTGGCTGGGCGACGAGCCCGTCTCCGCCTTCCGCGAGCCCCGCGCCGACGCCCTGGCGCGGTGGGGCCGCCGGCACCGCCCGCTCGTCGCCGGCGCCGCGGCCCTGCTGGCGACCGCCGTCGTCGGGCTCTCGCTGGGCCTGGTCCTGCTGGAGCGGGAGCACCGCGAGACCGAGGCCCAGCGCCAGGTGGCGACGATCATGTCCGCCGAGGCGGGCGAGCGGGCCGCGCAGCTCAGCCGCCGCGACTACATCAACCGGGTGAACCTGGCGCACCGGGAGCTGCTGGACGACAACGCCGCGCTGGGCGAGAAGATCCTCTACGAGTGCGCAACCCCGCAGCGGGGCTGGGAGTGGTACCACGTCCGGCGGCTGGCCCACCCGGAGCTGGACTCGTTCACCAACGACCCGGGCCGGTCGCCGCAGGACGTCTGGTGCCTGGCGCTCTCGCCCGACGGGCGGCGGCTGGCCGCGGGCTCCGGGCCGTGGTTCCAGCCGCACGACGGGCCGACGGCCGCGCTGACGGTCCGCGACCTGGACAGCGGCCGCGAGCTCTTCGCCCGCCGGGGGGCCCCCGGCGCCGTGCAGGCGGTCGCGTTCAGCCCGGACGGCCGCCGGCTGGCCGCGGCCTCGGGCACCAGCGACGGCGCGGTCCGGGGCGTGATCACCTGCCACGACGCGGCGACGGGGCGGGAGCTCTGGTCCGCGGAGGAGCGGGACGCGAACGTCCTGGGCCTGGCGTTCAGCCCCGACGGCAAGGCCGTGGCCGCGGCCTGCGGGGGCTTCAACAACTACGACGCCGTCGGCTACGTCCGGCTCTATGACGCCGCCGCGGGCCGGCCGCGCGCGACGATCGGGGGCGGCCCGGGGGGCGTGCTCGCGGTCGCCTACAGCCCGGACGGGGCCCAGCTCGCGACGGCCAGCCGCGGGGTCGTGGACGTCTGGGACGCGGCCGGGGGCGCCCCGGCGTTCCAGCTCCGCGGCCACAGGGAGTTCGTCTACGGCGTGGCCTTCAGCCCCGACGGCCGCCGGCTCGCGAGCGCCGGCTGGGACCGCACGGTCCGCCTCTGGGACCGCAAGACGGGGGAGCTGGAGCGCACGCTGAGGGGCCACCGGGGCTTCGTCCGCGGGGTCTCGTTCAGCCCCGACGGCCGCCGGCTGGCCTCCTGTGGCGAGGACCGGAGCGTGCGGATCTGGGACGTGGAGGAGGGCCGCGCGCTGGCGTCCTTCCACGGCCACCAGGGCTTCGTCCACTGCGTGGCGTTCAGCCCCGACGGCATCCGCGCGGCGTCCGGCAGCATGGACGCCACGGTCCGGATCTGGCCGGCCGCCACGACCGAGCCCCAGGTGACCTTCCGCAACGGCTCCGGCTGGGTCGGCTCGGTCGCCATCCACCCCGGCGGCGGCCGCGTCGCCACCGCGCACAACGGCGACGTCCGCGTGTGGGACCCGCGCACCGGGGAGGAGCTCTGGCGGGCCCCCGGGCCCCGCGGGCTGCTCGGCCGGGTCGCCCTGGCGTACACCCCCGACGGCACGCTGCTGGCCGCCCCGGACCCGGCCGGCCGGATCCGCCTCCGCGACGCCGACACCGGGCGTGCCCTCCGCGCCCTGGAGGACGACGGCGGCCCGATCGTCGCCGCGGCGGCGGCCCCCGGCGGCGGGCTCCTCGCCGGCGCCGGGGACGACGGCGTCGTCCGCGTCTGGGACCTCCGCGACGGCTCGATCCGGGCCCGGCTCGCGGGCCACGCCGGGGGGGTCAACGCGGTCTGCTTCTCCCCCGACGGCCGCCAACTCGCCTCCGCGAGCGAGGACCGGACCGTCAAGCTGTGGGACCTCGACGCCGGGAAGGAGGCCGCCTCGCTGGCCGGGCACGCCACGGGCGTCCGGGGCGTCGCCTTCGCCCCCGACGGCCTCTCCCTCGCGAGCGTGGGCGGCCAGTACCGCGGCTCGCCCCCCGCCGAGGTCCTCGTCTGGGACCTGCCCGCGACGGGGGGCGGGCCCCGCCGCCGGCTCGAGGGCCACACCGGCATGGTCCAGGCCGTCGCCTACTCGCCCGACGGCCGCCGCCTGGCGACCGCCAGCGACGACCGGACCGTCCTGCTCTGGGACGCGGCCAGCGGCGAGGCGCTGTTCACCCTCCGCGGGCACACGTCCGGCGTGGTCAGCCTGGCGATCAGTGTGGACGGCCGGCAGATCGTCAGCGGCGGCATCGACTGCACGGCCCGCGTCTGGTCCTCGGAGGGCCCGGAGGTCGCCCCGGCGCGGGTCCGCCGCCGGGCCGCGGTGGAGCTCGTGGGCGCGCTCTTCGAGGAGAAGCTCCTGAAGTCCGAGGTGATCGCGGCGCTGCGGTCGGACCCGCTCCTCGACGGGACGCTGCGGGACGCCGCCCTGGAGGTCGCCGAAGGCCGGGCCGAGGACGCCCAGGCCCTCCACGAGGCCGCCTGGCTGACCATCGTCCGCCCGTCGAGCCCCCCCGATCAGCAGGCCCGGGCCGTCGCCTTCCTGGAGGCCGCCGCCCGCCTCGTCGGGGACGACCCGCCACGCCTGGCCGAGTGCCGCGCCGAGCTCGCCCTGGCCTACTGCCGCGCCGACCGCCCCGCCGACGCCCTGGAGACCCTGGGCCTGGCCCGCACGCCCGCCGCGCCCTCCCCCCTGCGCCTGGCCGTCCTCGCCCTGGCCAGCCAGCGGCTCGGCCGCTTCGCCGACGCCCACGCCGCCCTGGCCGAGCTCCGCTCCCTCGTCCGCACCGCCCCCAACCCCGACCCCGCCGCCGCCGGCTTCCTCCGCGAGGCCGAGGAGGCCGTGCACGAGTAG
- a CDS encoding PAS domain S-box protein — MNQGDDPDPQHDPLAFLAGGGEMGRRIREFDWSTTPLGPLGGWPRGLRSALSICLNSNFPIAIYWGADLVLLYNDDWSPIPGEKHPWALGRPARQAWPEIWHIIEPLFGRVMATGEATRSRDQLLPMRRHGFTEECYFDYTFSPIRGEGGQVEGVFNAVLETTTRVIGERRLRTLRELGAREAGEARTAGDACLSAAQVIAEDPHDLPFALLYLLDGGRRATLAGLAGLGGDTAAGPAAVDLDAPDAPWPFRLVAEAGRPVEIDDLPARFGPLPGGAWPEPTRRAVVLPLARPGQAQLAGFLVAGVSPRLALDDDYRGFLDLLAGHVAAAVAAARAYEEERRRAEELAELDRAKTAFFSNVSHEFRTPLTLMLGPVEDMLAAPAGRVPAGDRSLLEVVRRNGLRLQRLVNALLDFSRIEAGRVRATYEPTDLAALTADLASNFRSACEKAGLSLAVDCPPVGEPAFVDRQMYEKVVLNLLSNAFKFTLEGGIAVSLRRAGGAVELRVRDTGTGIPADEMPRLFERFHRVENARGRTHEGSGIGLALVQELVKLHGGSIAAESEVGAGTTFAVVIPLGSDHLPRERVGTGGRAAPATGADAFVEEALRWLPDAAAPDDLGPDLPGRPDDLPVSPPRPDAERPRVLVADDNADMRRYVLRLLSGAYAVEAVADGAAALDAARRRPPDLILSDVMMPRLDGFGLLKALRADPATAAVPVILLSARAGEESRVEGAEAGADDYLVKPFGARELLARVAAQVQLARLRREAQEAFRRGEERFRLFMSHSPTTAFIKDAEGRYLYVNRTVERQFARPLAGWVGKTDLDLFPPDEARLVRRNDLSVLASRATAQFEEASTGPDGVRHYLAFKFPLPDGEGRLLLAGMSVDITDRKRAEDERERFFAVGADLLVVAGADGHFKRVSPACERTLGWTPAEMTARPWADFLHPDDRAGTVDLDERVKRGREVLSFENRYRHKDGSYRWLNWRARPYPDEGLIYAGATDITERKLAEEAVRQSEARYRALAEAMPFVVWQTDPAGRSEYANAFTFDYTGLTPDEFGDRGWLSIIHPDDAPTLLGRWERSLGTGEPVEVEYRMRRAADGEYRWFHSVGSPIRDAAGRVVKWVGASIEVHDRRTAEQALRESEARFRAVVESDMVGIGFWRSDGTITDANDTLLRMLGYGREDVAAGAVRYPDITPPEYRQADDRAVAEIAASGGCTPFEKEYVRRDGGRIPVLIGAACLPDDPDRGPFFALDITAQKRAEEALRESERRFRQLADAMPQVVWTAGPDGEIDYLNRRWTEYTGQPQTAGNAGWGLILHPDDAPQANARWEASRRGGEPFEMEIRLLDSRERSYRWHLIRTVAVKDGAGRVARWFGTATDIDGQKRAEASSRYLAEASAALAGVADYEGTLRKVVDLAVPYFADWSAVDVADGGGRLRRLAVAHQDAARVALAHELMRDYPPDPDAPTGGYAVLRTGRPELIADVTDDMLVRGARDGRHLGLIRSLGLKSCLCVPLAVSGQPLGVLTFATAESGRRYDEADLALATDLAHRAAVAVENTRLYQALRDADRRKDEFLATLAHELRNPLAPIRNGLQIMDMAAGDPQLVDEARALMERQVAHMVRLIDDLMDISRITRGKLVLRKERVELATVIRAAVDTSRPLIEASGHELSLTVPPRPIVLDADPTRLAQVFSNLLNNAAKYTEPGGDIALIAGRQGGDVVVTVRDNGVGIPPEMLPHVFGMFTQVDRSLERSQGGLGIGLSLVKGIVEMHGGAVEARSGGPGRGSEFVVRLPIAAAGAPKPAAGRAGPDAAGPAAARRILVVDDNEDAARSLARMLKLGGHEARTAHDGGEAVEAAERHRPEVILLDIGLPVMNGYDVARAIRARPWGGDVAIVALTGWGQEGDRRRSKEAGIDRHLVKPLDPAELEGLLAELQGRPETPASRPAP, encoded by the coding sequence ATGAACCAGGGCGACGACCCGGACCCGCAACATGACCCGCTCGCCTTCCTCGCCGGGGGCGGCGAGATGGGGCGGCGCATCCGGGAATTCGACTGGTCCACCACGCCGCTCGGCCCCCTCGGCGGCTGGCCGCGGGGCCTCCGCTCGGCCCTGAGCATCTGCCTGAACTCGAACTTCCCCATCGCGATCTACTGGGGGGCCGACCTGGTCCTCCTCTACAACGACGACTGGAGCCCGATCCCCGGCGAGAAGCACCCGTGGGCGCTGGGCCGGCCGGCCCGCCAGGCGTGGCCGGAGATCTGGCACATCATCGAGCCGCTGTTCGGGCGGGTGATGGCGACCGGCGAGGCCACCCGCAGCCGGGACCAGCTCCTGCCGATGCGGCGGCACGGGTTCACCGAGGAGTGCTACTTCGACTACACGTTCAGCCCGATCCGGGGCGAGGGCGGGCAGGTCGAGGGGGTGTTCAACGCCGTCCTGGAGACGACCACGCGGGTCATCGGCGAGCGCCGCCTGCGGACCCTGCGGGAATTGGGGGCCCGGGAGGCGGGCGAGGCCCGCACCGCCGGGGACGCCTGCCTGTCCGCCGCCCAGGTCATCGCCGAGGACCCGCACGACCTCCCGTTCGCCCTGCTGTACCTGCTCGACGGCGGCCGGCGGGCCACGCTCGCCGGGCTGGCCGGGCTGGGCGGGGACACGGCCGCCGGCCCCGCCGCCGTCGACCTCGACGCGCCGGACGCCCCCTGGCCGTTCCGCCTCGTGGCCGAGGCGGGCAGGCCGGTCGAGATCGACGACCTGCCCGCCCGGTTCGGGCCGCTGCCCGGCGGCGCCTGGCCGGAGCCGACGCGGCGGGCGGTCGTCCTGCCGCTGGCGAGGCCCGGGCAGGCGCAGCTCGCCGGGTTCCTGGTGGCCGGGGTCAGCCCGCGGCTGGCCCTGGACGACGACTACCGGGGGTTCCTGGACCTCCTCGCCGGCCACGTCGCCGCCGCCGTCGCCGCCGCGCGGGCCTACGAGGAGGAGCGGCGGCGGGCCGAGGAGCTGGCCGAGCTGGACCGGGCCAAGACCGCCTTCTTCTCCAACGTCAGCCACGAGTTCCGCACCCCGCTGACGCTCATGCTCGGCCCGGTGGAGGACATGCTCGCCGCGCCCGCCGGGCGGGTGCCGGCGGGCGACCGCAGCCTGCTGGAGGTCGTCCGCCGCAACGGGCTGCGGCTCCAGCGGCTCGTCAACGCCCTGCTCGACTTCTCCCGGATCGAGGCCGGGCGGGTACGGGCGACCTACGAGCCGACCGACCTTGCCGCCCTCACCGCCGACCTCGCCAGCAACTTCCGGTCGGCCTGCGAGAAGGCCGGGCTGTCCCTGGCGGTGGACTGCCCGCCGGTCGGCGAGCCGGCGTTCGTGGACCGGCAGATGTACGAGAAGGTCGTCCTCAACCTGCTGTCCAACGCCTTCAAGTTCACCCTCGAGGGCGGGATCGCCGTCTCCCTGCGCCGGGCGGGCGGGGCGGTCGAGCTCCGGGTCCGGGACACCGGCACGGGCATCCCCGCCGACGAGATGCCGAGGCTGTTCGAGCGGTTCCACCGGGTCGAGAACGCGCGGGGGCGGACGCACGAGGGCAGCGGCATCGGCCTGGCGCTGGTGCAGGAGCTGGTCAAGCTGCACGGCGGGTCGATCGCCGCCGAGAGCGAGGTCGGGGCCGGGACGACGTTCGCCGTCGTAATCCCGCTGGGGTCGGACCACCTGCCCCGCGAGCGGGTCGGGACGGGCGGAAGGGCCGCCCCCGCGACGGGGGCGGATGCGTTCGTGGAGGAGGCGCTGCGGTGGCTGCCCGACGCCGCCGCGCCGGACGACCTCGGCCCCGACCTCCCGGGACGGCCGGACGACCTGCCGGTCTCGCCGCCGCGGCCCGACGCCGAGCGGCCCCGCGTCCTGGTGGCCGACGACAACGCCGACATGCGGCGGTACGTCCTGCGGCTGCTGTCCGGGGCGTACGCGGTCGAGGCGGTGGCGGACGGGGCGGCGGCGCTCGACGCCGCGCGGCGGCGGCCCCCCGACCTGATCCTGTCCGACGTGATGATGCCGCGGCTGGACGGGTTCGGGCTGCTCAAGGCGCTCCGGGCCGACCCCGCCACGGCGGCCGTCCCGGTGATCCTCCTGTCGGCCCGCGCGGGCGAGGAGAGCCGGGTCGAGGGGGCCGAGGCCGGGGCGGACGACTACCTCGTGAAGCCGTTCGGCGCCAGGGAGCTGCTGGCCCGGGTGGCCGCCCAGGTGCAGCTGGCCCGGCTGCGGCGGGAGGCCCAGGAGGCCTTCCGCCGGGGCGAGGAGCGGTTCCGGCTGTTCATGAGCCACAGCCCGACGACCGCCTTCATCAAGGACGCCGAGGGCCGCTACCTGTACGTCAACCGGACGGTCGAGCGGCAATTCGCCCGCCCGCTGGCCGGGTGGGTCGGGAAGACGGACCTCGACCTGTTCCCGCCCGATGAGGCCCGGCTGGTCCGCCGGAACGACCTGAGCGTGCTCGCGTCCCGGGCGACCGCCCAGTTCGAGGAGGCCTCCACCGGCCCGGACGGGGTGCGGCACTACCTGGCGTTCAAGTTCCCCCTCCCGGACGGCGAGGGGCGGCTGCTCCTGGCGGGGATGTCCGTGGACATCACCGACCGCAAGCGGGCCGAGGACGAGCGGGAGCGGTTCTTCGCGGTCGGGGCCGACCTGCTCGTGGTCGCCGGGGCGGACGGGCACTTCAAGCGGGTCAGCCCGGCGTGCGAGCGGACGCTGGGCTGGACCCCCGCCGAGATGACGGCCCGCCCGTGGGCCGACTTCCTGCACCCGGACGACAGGGCGGGGACCGTGGACCTTGACGAGCGGGTGAAGCGGGGCCGGGAGGTCCTGTCCTTCGAGAACCGCTACCGGCACAAGGACGGGTCGTACCGCTGGCTCAACTGGCGGGCCAGGCCGTACCCCGACGAGGGCCTGATCTACGCCGGGGCGACCGACATCACCGAGCGGAAGCTCGCCGAGGAGGCCGTCCGGCAGAGCGAGGCCAGGTACCGGGCGCTGGCCGAGGCCATGCCGTTCGTCGTCTGGCAGACCGACCCGGCGGGGCGGTCGGAGTACGCCAACGCCTTCACCTTCGACTACACCGGGCTGACCCCGGACGAGTTCGGGGACCGGGGATGGCTATCGATCATCCACCCGGACGACGCCCCGACCCTGCTGGGGCGGTGGGAGCGGTCGCTCGGCACGGGCGAGCCGGTGGAGGTCGAGTACCGGATGCGGCGGGCGGCGGACGGCGAGTACCGCTGGTTCCACTCCGTCGGCTCCCCGATCCGGGACGCCGCGGGGCGGGTGGTGAAGTGGGTCGGGGCGTCCATCGAGGTCCACGACAGGCGGACCGCCGAGCAGGCGCTCCGGGAGAGCGAGGCCCGGTTCCGGGCGGTGGTCGAGTCCGACATGGTCGGGATCGGCTTCTGGCGCTCGGACGGGACGATCACCGACGCCAACGACACCCTGCTGCGGATGCTCGGCTACGGCCGGGAGGACGTCGCGGCCGGGGCCGTCCGCTACCCGGACATCACGCCGCCGGAGTACCGCCAGGCCGACGACCGGGCGGTGGCCGAGATCGCCGCCTCCGGCGGCTGCACCCCCTTCGAGAAGGAGTACGTCCGCCGGGACGGCGGCCGCATCCCCGTCCTGATCGGCGCGGCGTGCCTGCCCGACGACCCGGACCGGGGGCCGTTCTTCGCCCTGGACATCACGGCGCAGAAGCGGGCCGAGGAGGCGCTGCGGGAGAGCGAGCGGCGGTTCCGCCAGCTCGCCGACGCGATGCCGCAGGTCGTCTGGACCGCCGGGCCGGACGGCGAGATCGACTACCTGAACCGCCGCTGGACGGAGTACACCGGGCAGCCGCAGACGGCCGGGAACGCCGGGTGGGGCCTCATCCTCCACCCGGACGACGCCCCGCAAGCCAACGCCCGCTGGGAGGCGTCGCGGCGGGGCGGGGAGCCGTTCGAGATGGAGATCAGGCTGCTCGACAGCCGGGAGCGGTCGTACCGCTGGCATCTCATCCGCACCGTCGCCGTCAAGGACGGTGCCGGCCGGGTGGCCCGCTGGTTCGGCACGGCCACCGACATCGACGGGCAGAAGCGGGCCGAGGCGTCGTCCCGGTACCTGGCCGAGGCCAGCGCCGCCCTGGCGGGGGTGGCGGACTACGAGGGCACGCTGCGGAAGGTGGTGGACCTCGCCGTCCCGTACTTCGCCGACTGGTCCGCGGTGGACGTGGCGGACGGGGGCGGCCGCCTGCGGCGGCTGGCCGTCGCCCACCAGGACGCCGCCAGGGTCGCCCTCGCCCACGAGTTGATGCGGGACTACCCGCCGGACCCGGACGCCCCGACCGGCGGGTACGCCGTCCTCCGCACGGGCAGGCCGGAGCTCATCGCCGACGTCACCGACGACATGCTCGTGCGCGGGGCGAGGGACGGACGCCACCTGGGCCTCATCCGGTCGCTCGGCCTGAAGTCCTGCCTCTGCGTGCCGCTGGCCGTCTCCGGCCAGCCGCTCGGCGTCCTCACGTTCGCCACCGCCGAATCGGGCCGCAGGTACGACGAGGCCGACCTCGCCCTGGCGACCGACCTGGCGCACCGGGCGGCGGTCGCCGTCGAGAACACCCGGCTGTACCAGGCCCTGCGGGACGCCGACCGGCGGAAGGACGAGTTCCTGGCGACGCTGGCGCACGAGCTGCGCAACCCGCTGGCCCCGATCCGCAACGGGCTCCAGATCATGGACATGGCGGCGGGCGACCCCCAGCTCGTCGACGAGGCCCGGGCGCTGATGGAGCGGCAGGTCGCGCACATGGTCCGGCTGATCGACGACCTGATGGACATCAGCCGGATCACCCGGGGCAAGCTGGTGCTCCGCAAGGAGCGGGTCGAGCTGGCGACGGTCATCCGCGCCGCCGTGGACACGAGCCGGCCGCTCATCGAGGCGTCGGGCCACGAGCTGAGCCTGACCGTCCCGCCCCGGCCGATCGTCCTGGACGCCGACCCGACCCGCCTGGCCCAGGTCTTCTCGAACCTGCTGAACAACGCCGCCAAGTACACCGAGCCGGGCGGTGACATCGCCCTGATCGCCGGGCGGCAGGGGGGCGACGTCGTCGTCACGGTCCGGGACAACGGGGTCGGCATCCCGCCGGAGATGCTGCCCCACGTCTTCGGGATGTTCACGCAGGTCGACCGCTCGCTGGAGCGGTCCCAGGGCGGGCTGGGCATCGGCCTGTCGCTGGTCAAGGGGATCGTCGAGATGCACGGGGGGGCGGTCGAGGCCCGCAGCGGGGGCCCGGGCCGGGGCAGCGAGTTCGTCGTGCGGCTGCCGATCGCGGCGGCCGGGGCCCCGAAGCCGGCGGCCGGCCGGGCCGGGCCCGACGCGGCCGGCCCGGCGGCGGCCCGGCGCATCCTGGTGGTGGACGACAACGAGGACGCGGCCCGGTCCCTGGCCCGGATGCTGAAGCTGGGCGGCCACGAGGCCCGCACGGCGCACGACGGGGGCGAGGCCGTCGAGGCGGCCGAGCGGCATCGGCCGGAGGTGATCCTGCTGGACATCGGCCTGCCGGTGATGAACGGCTACGACGTGGCCCGCGCGATCCGGGCACGCCCCTGGGGCGGCGACGTCGCGATCGTGGCGCTGACCGGCTGGGGCCAGGAGGGTGACCGGCGGCGGTCGAAGGAGGCCGGCATCGACCGACACCTCGTCAAGCCGCTGGACCCGGCCGAGCTGGAGGGCCTCCTCGCCGAGCTGCAAGGCCGCCCGGAGACGCCCGCATCCCGGCCCGCCCCTTGA
- a CDS encoding ATP-grasp domain-containing protein, with protein MTLKQGRFLTAMPTLILTPRFTADSQSLWRAAVSLGWGVERLASWRVPESLLAVSEPVLYLEGLFGPTLAEQFGLRLLEPPVDWLPRLPEDFRRRQVSLTTLREARANPEPAFVKPPNDKSFPARTYVGDELPDGYEEDSPVLVAEVVAWEKEFRCFVLDRQPRTLSVYLRGGELQRDKGFEASGEELGEAEKFVRTVLSDPRVDLPRTAVLDVGVIAGRGWAVVEQNAAWGAGIYGCDAVSVLEVLRHASVPVEPGDPADQPQRAS; from the coding sequence GTGACCCTCAAGCAGGGGAGGTTCCTCACAGCAATGCCGACTCTGATCCTGACGCCTCGGTTCACCGCGGACTCCCAATCCCTGTGGAGGGCTGCTGTCAGCCTCGGGTGGGGCGTCGAGCGGCTGGCCAGTTGGAGGGTCCCCGAGAGCCTGCTAGCGGTCTCCGAGCCCGTTCTGTATCTCGAAGGCCTCTTCGGGCCTACCCTCGCCGAGCAATTCGGCCTGCGACTTTTGGAGCCGCCCGTGGACTGGTTGCCACGGCTCCCCGAGGATTTCCGAAGGCGGCAGGTCTCGCTGACCACGCTTCGGGAGGCTCGGGCGAATCCCGAGCCGGCGTTCGTCAAGCCGCCGAACGACAAGAGTTTCCCCGCCCGAACTTACGTCGGCGATGAACTGCCCGATGGGTATGAGGAGGACTCGCCCGTCTTGGTGGCCGAGGTCGTCGCCTGGGAGAAGGAATTCCGGTGCTTCGTGCTGGACCGTCAGCCCCGTACACTCTCCGTATACCTTCGGGGAGGGGAATTGCAGCGGGACAAGGGGTTCGAGGCATCGGGCGAGGAGTTGGGGGAGGCGGAGAAGTTCGTGCGGACCGTTTTGTCTGACCCTCGCGTCGACCTTCCCCGGACCGCGGTTCTTGACGTCGGAGTCATTGCCGGAAGGGGATGGGCCGTCGTCGAGCAGAACGCGGCGTGGGGGGCGGGGATATACGGGTGTGATGCCGTGTCGGTGCTGGAGGTGCTTCGGCACGCCTCGGTTCCGGTCGAGCCCGGTGACCCAGCGGACCAACCTCAACGCGCCAGTTAA